A genomic region of Tsukamurella pulmonis contains the following coding sequences:
- a CDS encoding TetR/AcrR family transcriptional regulator — translation MGTAPRTSGTRLRPAERRRQLVDAATALFLEQGYGKVSVSDIARAAGISGPSVYRHFPDKEAILAAAMRSAVDEMGETTARVLARPGASFDDLASAVFAMAVSRPGPLALWRWNRRHLTAEQAREMIAGSESVLGSWTEVLRRDHPELTDDDARVLTWAVLAVGGSVPPSRGRIGIRRYRADLETIAHRVLRAAPSTAPELPAPPARRAPVVRSDEILDAASELFFSRGYSTVSMDDIGAAVGMSGPSVYGHFPSKGSILVGIVARARAALEIGVVGASGLSDGAPLAELRSLVRSYAANLVSSTDLAVAFTVGREVVIESGGEALLAAQRDYVARWVALLAAGSDIDPAGARIAVGAAMTIANDFARTRRLRRRPRFHDELVHLVDAALGL, via the coding sequence ATGGGAACAGCACCACGCACCTCGGGCACCCGCCTGCGCCCCGCCGAGCGGCGTCGACAACTCGTCGACGCCGCCACCGCGTTGTTCCTCGAGCAGGGCTACGGCAAGGTCTCCGTCTCCGACATCGCGCGCGCCGCGGGGATCAGCGGCCCCAGCGTCTATCGGCACTTCCCGGACAAGGAGGCCATCCTCGCGGCCGCCATGCGCTCCGCGGTCGACGAGATGGGCGAGACCACCGCCCGCGTGCTCGCCCGCCCCGGCGCCAGCTTCGACGACCTCGCCTCGGCGGTCTTCGCCATGGCGGTCTCCCGGCCCGGCCCGCTCGCCCTGTGGCGCTGGAACCGCCGCCACCTGACCGCCGAGCAAGCGCGCGAGATGATCGCCGGCAGCGAGTCGGTGCTCGGCTCGTGGACCGAGGTACTGCGGCGCGATCACCCCGAGCTCACCGACGACGACGCCCGCGTGCTCACCTGGGCCGTGCTCGCGGTCGGCGGCTCCGTGCCGCCCAGCCGCGGCCGGATCGGGATCCGCCGCTACCGCGCCGATCTGGAGACGATCGCCCACCGCGTGCTGCGCGCGGCCCCGTCGACCGCGCCGGAACTACCGGCGCCCCCGGCCCGTCGCGCGCCGGTGGTCCGCAGCGACGAGATCCTCGACGCCGCCTCGGAACTCTTCTTCTCCCGCGGCTACAGCACCGTGAGCATGGACGACATCGGTGCGGCCGTGGGTATGTCGGGCCCCAGCGTGTACGGGCACTTCCCGTCGAAGGGGTCGATCCTGGTGGGCATCGTCGCGCGGGCGCGTGCCGCGCTGGAGATCGGCGTCGTCGGCGCGTCCGGGCTGTCCGACGGTGCCCCCCTCGCGGAGCTGCGGTCGCTGGTCCGGTCCTACGCCGCGAACCTGGTCAGCTCCACCGACCTGGCCGTGGCGTTCACCGTCGGGCGCGAGGTGGTCATCGAATCCGGCGGCGAGGCCCTGCTCGCCGCGCAGCGGGACTACGTCGCGCGGTGGGTGGCGCTGCTCGCCGCCGGCTCCGACATCGATCCCGCCGGCGCCCGCATCGCCGTCGGCGCCGCCATGACGATCGCCAACGATTTCGCCCGCACCCGTCGCCTGCGCCGCCGCCCCCGCTTCCACGACGAGCTCGTCCACCTCGTCGACGCCGCCCTGGGACTCTGA
- a CDS encoding acetyl-CoA C-acetyltransferase, producing the protein MSDAFIYEAIRTPRGKLKNGSLTAIKPTDLVVGLIDEIKDRNENLDPAAIDDIVLGVVSPVGEQGADIARTASIVAGLPDTVAGVQINRFCASGLEAANMAAQKVGSALGDDLVLAGGVESMSRVPMGSDFGALFYDPQYSYDNYIAPQGIGADLIATIEGFSREDVDQYSAQSQDLAAKAWDEGRFAKSVVPVKDQNGLVVLDNDEHRRPGTTAADLGKLRPAFTVVGEMGGFDAVALQRYNTVEKIDHVHTGGNSSGIVDGAALVLVGNEAGGKKAGLTPRGRIVATASTGADPTIMLTGPTPATEKVLAKAGLTKDDIDVWELNEAFASVVLKWMKDFKLDREQVNVNGGAIALGHPLGATGAMLVGTVLDELERTGGRYGLITLCIAGGMGSATIIERV; encoded by the coding sequence GTGTCTGACGCATTCATCTACGAGGCGATCCGTACGCCCCGTGGCAAGCTCAAGAACGGCTCGCTGACCGCGATCAAGCCCACCGACCTCGTGGTCGGCCTGATCGACGAGATCAAGGACCGCAACGAGAACCTCGATCCGGCGGCCATCGACGACATCGTGCTCGGCGTGGTCTCCCCCGTCGGTGAGCAGGGCGCCGACATCGCCCGCACCGCCTCCATCGTGGCCGGCCTGCCGGACACCGTCGCGGGTGTGCAGATCAACCGCTTCTGCGCCTCGGGCCTCGAGGCCGCCAACATGGCGGCGCAGAAGGTCGGCTCGGCCCTCGGTGACGACCTCGTCCTCGCCGGTGGCGTGGAGTCGATGTCCCGCGTGCCCATGGGCTCCGACTTCGGCGCGCTGTTCTACGACCCGCAGTACAGCTACGACAACTACATCGCGCCCCAGGGCATCGGTGCCGACCTGATCGCCACCATCGAGGGTTTCTCCCGCGAGGACGTCGACCAGTACTCCGCGCAGTCGCAGGACCTCGCTGCGAAGGCGTGGGACGAGGGTCGTTTCGCCAAGTCCGTCGTGCCGGTCAAGGACCAGAACGGCCTCGTCGTGCTCGACAACGACGAGCACCGTCGCCCCGGCACCACCGCCGCGGACCTCGGCAAGCTGCGCCCCGCATTCACCGTCGTCGGTGAGATGGGCGGCTTCGACGCCGTCGCGCTGCAGCGCTACAACACGGTCGAGAAGATCGACCACGTCCACACCGGTGGCAACAGCTCGGGCATCGTCGACGGTGCCGCGCTGGTCCTGGTGGGCAACGAGGCCGGCGGCAAGAAGGCCGGCCTGACCCCGCGCGGCCGCATCGTCGCCACCGCGTCGACGGGTGCCGACCCCACGATCATGCTGACCGGCCCCACGCCGGCCACCGAGAAGGTCCTCGCCAAGGCCGGCCTGACCAAGGACGACATCGACGTGTGGGAGCTGAACGAGGCCTTCGCCTCGGTCGTCCTCAAGTGGATGAAGGACTTCAAGCTCGACCGCGAGCAGGTCAACGTCAACGGCGGCGCCATCGCGCTGGGCCACCCCCTCGGCGCCACCGGCGCCATGCTGGTGGGCACCGTGCTCGACGAGCTGGAGCGCACGGGCGGCCGCTACGGCCTCATCACGCTGTGCATCGCCGGCGGCATGGGCTCGGCCACCATCATCGAGCGCGTCTGA
- a CDS encoding GAF and ANTAR domain-containing protein → MHSRKQSSEQLPSVLGVVHEAPEVPLEELTLGERMGEIARILREQSADSESLLTAATQFAVDQVPGADFASVTLVDPKGGISHPVVIGEEAQRVADVQRDLEEGPSVGATFESTTILLLEDTTTDDRWPRFAAAAHAAGVGSILSFCLYVQNDAYGTLDLMAREPNAFDAESISIGSLYAVHAAVAFSAVREKEQIRAALTTRDVIGQAKGMIMERYKLDSDAAFRLLARLSQDSNVRLAEVAEQVIEAGPE, encoded by the coding sequence GTGCATTCACGCAAACAGTCCAGTGAACAACTCCCCTCGGTCCTCGGCGTCGTCCACGAGGCGCCCGAGGTCCCACTCGAGGAATTGACCCTCGGGGAGAGGATGGGTGAGATCGCGCGGATTCTGCGGGAACAGTCCGCGGACTCCGAATCGCTGCTGACCGCCGCAACCCAGTTCGCGGTCGACCAGGTGCCCGGCGCCGACTTCGCGTCCGTCACCCTCGTCGACCCCAAGGGCGGCATCTCGCACCCCGTCGTGATCGGCGAGGAGGCGCAGCGCGTCGCCGACGTGCAGCGCGACCTCGAGGAGGGCCCCAGCGTGGGCGCGACCTTCGAGTCGACCACCATCCTCCTGCTGGAGGACACGACCACCGACGATCGCTGGCCCCGCTTCGCCGCCGCCGCGCACGCCGCCGGCGTGGGCTCGATCCTCTCGTTCTGCCTCTACGTGCAGAACGACGCCTACGGCACCCTCGACCTGATGGCCCGCGAGCCGAACGCCTTCGACGCCGAGTCCATCTCCATCGGCTCGCTCTACGCCGTGCACGCGGCCGTCGCCTTCTCCGCGGTGCGCGAGAAGGAACAGATCCGGGCGGCGCTCACCACGCGCGACGTGATCGGCCAGGCCAAGGGCATGATCATGGAGCGCTACAAGCTCGATTCCGACGCCGCCTTCCGCCTCCTCGCCCGCCTGTCCCAGGACAGCAACGTCCGTCTGGCCGAGGTCGCCGAGCAGGTCATCGAGGCCGGCCCGGAGTGA
- a CDS encoding 3-hydroxyacyl-CoA dehydrogenase NAD-binding domain-containing protein, giving the protein MSDNMIRWEQDADGIVVLTMDDPTSSANTMNELYGTSMRATVDRLEAEADSITGVVITSAKKTFFAGGNLTEIRKATKADAQQVFDNVQEIKKDLRRLEKLPKPVVAAINGAALGGGLEIALAANHRIAADVKGSKIGLPEVSLGLLPGGGGVTRTVRMLGLQGALMGVLLQGTQMNPTKAQKTGLVNEVVGTVDELLPAAKAWIKANPEGGVQPWDVKGHRIPGGSPIDKTLAPNAPAFPANLRKQLKGAPMPAPEAIMAAAFEGTYVDFDTALEIESRYFTKLATGQVSKNMIKAFFFDLQHINGGGSRPEGYDKYTAKKVGVIGAGMMGAAIAYVSAKAGIEVVLKDIDLDAAKRGKAYSEQLEAKALAKGRTTQEKSDELLARITPTVDPQDFAGVDLVIEAAFESVEVKNKVFQEIEDIVEPDAILGSNTSTLPITILAEGVKRQEDFIGIHFFSPVDKMPLVEIIRGAKTSDAVLAKVIDYTLQIKKTPIVVHDSRGFFTSRVIGTFINEALAAIAEGVDPVYLEQAGQQAGYPAAPLQLADELTLTLMQKIRLATATALEAEGKPVPEHGAFAVVDWMVENGRPSKKDGAGFYDYADGKRTGLSKGFQEQFKSGSSKPDFAELQERMLFIESIETVRCFDEGVMDSVADANIGSIFGIGFPAWTGGVLQYINGYEGRPGTPAEGLTGPKAFVEQAKFLAGKYGEQFTPPASLVAKAEAGETYE; this is encoded by the coding sequence ATGTCTGACAACATGATCCGCTGGGAGCAGGACGCCGACGGCATCGTCGTACTGACGATGGACGATCCGACCAGCTCCGCGAACACCATGAACGAGCTGTACGGCACGTCGATGCGCGCCACCGTCGACCGCCTCGAGGCCGAGGCCGACTCGATCACCGGCGTCGTCATCACCTCCGCGAAGAAGACCTTCTTCGCCGGCGGCAACCTGACCGAGATCCGCAAGGCCACCAAGGCCGACGCGCAGCAGGTCTTCGACAACGTCCAGGAGATCAAGAAGGATCTCCGGCGCCTGGAGAAGCTGCCCAAGCCCGTCGTGGCCGCCATCAACGGCGCCGCGCTCGGCGGCGGCCTCGAGATCGCCCTCGCCGCCAACCACCGCATCGCGGCGGACGTCAAGGGCAGCAAGATCGGCCTCCCCGAGGTCAGCCTCGGCCTGCTCCCCGGCGGCGGCGGCGTGACCCGCACCGTCCGGATGCTCGGCCTGCAGGGCGCGCTCATGGGCGTGCTGCTCCAGGGCACCCAGATGAACCCGACCAAGGCGCAGAAGACGGGCCTCGTGAACGAGGTCGTCGGCACCGTCGACGAGCTGCTCCCCGCCGCCAAGGCGTGGATCAAGGCCAACCCCGAGGGCGGCGTGCAGCCCTGGGACGTCAAGGGCCACCGCATCCCCGGCGGTTCCCCGATCGACAAGACGCTGGCCCCCAACGCCCCGGCCTTCCCGGCCAACCTGCGCAAGCAGCTCAAGGGTGCGCCGATGCCGGCGCCGGAGGCCATCATGGCCGCCGCGTTCGAGGGCACCTACGTCGACTTCGACACCGCGCTCGAGATCGAGTCGCGCTACTTCACCAAGCTGGCCACCGGCCAGGTGTCGAAGAACATGATCAAGGCGTTCTTCTTCGACCTGCAGCACATCAACGGCGGCGGCTCGCGCCCCGAGGGCTACGACAAGTACACCGCCAAGAAGGTCGGCGTCATCGGCGCCGGCATGATGGGCGCGGCCATCGCGTACGTCTCCGCCAAGGCCGGCATCGAGGTCGTCCTCAAGGACATCGATCTCGACGCCGCCAAGCGCGGCAAGGCCTACTCGGAGCAGCTCGAGGCGAAGGCTCTGGCCAAGGGCCGCACCACGCAGGAGAAGTCCGACGAGCTGCTCGCGCGGATCACGCCGACCGTCGACCCGCAGGACTTCGCGGGCGTCGATCTCGTGATCGAGGCGGCGTTCGAGTCGGTCGAGGTGAAGAACAAGGTCTTCCAGGAGATCGAGGACATCGTCGAGCCCGACGCCATCCTCGGCTCCAACACCTCCACCCTGCCGATCACCATCCTCGCGGAGGGTGTGAAGCGCCAGGAGGACTTCATCGGCATCCACTTCTTCTCGCCGGTCGACAAGATGCCGCTGGTGGAGATCATCCGCGGCGCCAAGACCTCGGATGCGGTGCTGGCCAAGGTCATCGACTACACGCTGCAGATCAAGAAGACCCCGATCGTTGTGCACGACAGCCGCGGCTTCTTCACCTCCCGCGTGATCGGCACGTTCATCAACGAGGCCCTCGCGGCCATCGCCGAGGGCGTCGACCCGGTGTACCTGGAGCAGGCGGGCCAGCAGGCCGGCTACCCGGCCGCGCCGCTGCAGCTGGCGGATGAGCTCACGCTCACCCTCATGCAGAAGATCCGCCTGGCCACGGCCACCGCGCTCGAGGCCGAGGGCAAGCCGGTCCCCGAGCACGGCGCCTTCGCCGTGGTCGACTGGATGGTCGAGAACGGCCGCCCGTCCAAGAAGGACGGCGCGGGCTTCTACGACTACGCCGACGGCAAGCGCACCGGCCTGTCGAAGGGCTTCCAGGAGCAGTTCAAGTCGGGCTCGAGCAAGCCGGACTTCGCCGAGCTGCAGGAGCGCATGCTCTTCATCGAGTCGATCGAGACCGTGCGCTGCTTCGACGAGGGCGTCATGGACTCCGTCGCCGACGCCAACATCGGCTCGATCTTCGGCATCGGCTTCCCCGCGTGGACCGGTGGTGTGCTGCAGTACATCAACGGCTACGAGGGCCGCCCGGGCACGCCCGCCGAGGGCCTCACCGGCCCGAAGGCCTTCGTCGAGCAGGCGAAGTTCCTGGCCGGCAAGTACGGCGAGCAGTTCACTCCGCCCGCCTCGCTGGTCGCCAAGGCCGAGGCCGGCGAGACCTACGAGTAG
- a CDS encoding M13 family metallopeptidase — translation MTTSPALDLSHVDTGIRVQDDLFGHVNGTWLDSHEIPADRSTDGAFYALRDAAEATVRTIIEDCAARTDATGDAARIGDLYAGFMDTAAIAAAGLTPLADELTEVRWAGTQEELTTVLGRLQRTGVSGLVGYYVDTDAKRSDRYLVNLVQSGISLPDEAYYREEQYAPIREKFTAHVAATFRLAAEVLEGIVAPGEEEAAAAQVLELETAIAAGHWDVVARRDADKGYNLRTFAQLSDEAPGLAPAAWVAAVTGAPDSAAFAEVNVRQPSFVAHAANLLADRPLAQWRIWLAWRVLHARSPFLTDALVDEHFAFYGTTLTGTPEIRDRWKRGVTLVEQYLGFAVGELYTAQHFPAESKERMQALVADLVEAYRRRITDLPWMTPATRERALEKLGKFTPKIGYPDVSRDYSALEIRRDDLVGNLRRGEAFEHDREFAKIGAPVDRDEWFMTPQTVNAYYNPGMNEIVFPAAILQPPFFSPTADDAVNYGGIGAVIGHEIGHGFDDQGAKYDGDGNLEDWWTDADRAEFGKRTTALIEQYDALVPRELAGEPGGSEHHVNGGFTVGENIGDLGGLGIALVAYAIARERDGGTVDDESTRIDGLTGLQRLFFSWGVVWRGKSRPEEAIRRLAIDPHSPAEFRCNAIVSNLDEFYTAFEVGAGDRLFLDPDRRVSIW, via the coding sequence GTGACCACCTCCCCCGCTCTGGACCTCAGCCACGTCGACACCGGCATCCGTGTGCAGGACGATCTGTTCGGGCACGTCAACGGCACCTGGCTGGACTCGCACGAGATCCCCGCCGACCGTTCCACCGACGGCGCCTTCTACGCCCTCCGCGACGCCGCGGAGGCGACGGTGCGCACGATCATCGAGGACTGCGCCGCGCGCACCGATGCGACGGGGGACGCCGCGCGGATCGGCGATCTCTACGCGGGCTTCATGGACACCGCGGCCATCGCCGCGGCCGGGCTCACCCCGCTGGCCGACGAGCTCACCGAGGTCCGCTGGGCGGGCACGCAGGAGGAGCTGACCACCGTCCTCGGCCGCCTGCAGCGCACGGGTGTGAGCGGCCTCGTCGGCTACTACGTCGACACCGACGCCAAGCGCTCCGACCGGTACCTGGTCAACCTGGTGCAGAGCGGCATCTCCCTGCCCGACGAGGCCTACTACCGCGAGGAGCAGTACGCGCCGATCCGGGAGAAGTTCACGGCCCACGTCGCCGCCACCTTCCGCCTCGCCGCGGAGGTGCTCGAGGGCATCGTCGCCCCCGGCGAGGAGGAGGCCGCGGCCGCGCAGGTCCTCGAGCTGGAGACGGCGATCGCCGCCGGCCACTGGGACGTCGTGGCGCGCCGCGACGCGGACAAGGGCTACAACCTGCGCACCTTCGCGCAACTCTCCGACGAGGCGCCGGGCCTCGCACCGGCCGCCTGGGTCGCCGCCGTCACCGGCGCGCCGGACAGCGCCGCGTTCGCCGAGGTCAACGTCCGCCAGCCCTCGTTCGTCGCGCACGCGGCGAACCTGCTGGCCGACCGCCCGCTCGCGCAGTGGCGCATCTGGCTCGCCTGGCGGGTCCTGCACGCGCGCAGCCCCTTCCTGACCGACGCGCTGGTCGACGAGCACTTCGCCTTCTACGGCACGACCCTCACCGGGACGCCCGAGATCCGCGACCGGTGGAAGCGCGGCGTCACGCTCGTCGAGCAGTACCTGGGCTTCGCCGTGGGTGAGCTCTACACCGCGCAGCACTTCCCCGCCGAGTCCAAGGAGCGGATGCAGGCCCTGGTCGCCGACCTTGTCGAGGCCTACCGCCGCCGGATCACCGACCTGCCCTGGATGACGCCGGCCACCCGCGAGCGCGCGCTGGAGAAGCTGGGCAAGTTCACCCCGAAGATCGGCTACCCGGACGTCTCCCGCGACTACTCGGCACTGGAGATCCGCCGCGACGACCTCGTCGGCAACCTGCGCCGCGGCGAGGCCTTCGAGCACGACCGCGAGTTCGCGAAGATCGGCGCCCCCGTCGACCGCGACGAGTGGTTCATGACGCCGCAGACGGTGAACGCCTACTACAACCCGGGCATGAACGAGATCGTCTTCCCCGCCGCGATCCTGCAGCCGCCGTTCTTCTCCCCCACGGCCGACGACGCGGTGAACTACGGCGGCATCGGCGCCGTGATCGGGCACGAGATCGGCCACGGCTTCGACGATCAGGGCGCCAAGTACGACGGTGACGGCAACCTCGAGGACTGGTGGACCGACGCCGACCGCGCGGAGTTCGGCAAGCGCACCACGGCGCTCATCGAGCAGTACGACGCGCTCGTGCCGCGGGAGCTGGCCGGCGAGCCCGGCGGCTCCGAGCACCACGTCAACGGCGGCTTCACCGTCGGCGAGAACATCGGCGACCTGGGCGGCCTCGGCATCGCCCTGGTGGCCTACGCGATCGCGCGGGAGCGGGACGGCGGCACCGTCGACGACGAGTCGACCCGCATCGACGGCCTCACCGGCCTGCAGCGGCTGTTCTTCAGCTGGGGCGTCGTCTGGCGCGGCAAGTCGCGTCCCGAGGAGGCGATCCGGCGGCTCGCGATCGACCCGCACTCGCCCGCCGAATTCCGTTGCAACGCCATCGTCTCGAATCTCGACGAGTTCTACACGGCCTTCGAGGTCGGTGCCGGGGATCGCCTGTTTTTGGACCCCGACCGCCGTGTCTCGATATGGTGA
- a CDS encoding pirin family protein gives MDRLVRSRDRAASSMPGVQSRHCFSFGDHYDPDNTHHGVLLACNAEQVAAGTGFDTHPHRAVEIVTWVLSGALVHQDSEGHAGLVHPGLAQRMSAGTGVLHSERNDRPDPAGADVRFVQMWVLPDEPGGAPSYEQREVDADLATGALVPVASGEPEQDAAVRIGNRGATLFAARLAPGGTAVLPEAPFGHLYLAQGALTGESDAGSLALSDGDSLRTAGDARRVTAGPDGAELLFWRMRTRLGG, from the coding sequence ATGGATCGGTTGGTTCGCTCCCGGGACCGCGCCGCATCGTCGATGCCCGGCGTGCAGTCGCGGCACTGCTTCTCCTTCGGCGATCACTACGATCCGGACAACACGCACCACGGCGTGCTGCTGGCCTGCAATGCCGAGCAGGTCGCGGCGGGGACGGGCTTCGACACGCACCCGCACCGCGCCGTCGAGATCGTCACCTGGGTGCTGTCCGGTGCCCTGGTGCATCAGGACAGCGAGGGACACGCCGGGCTGGTGCATCCGGGGCTCGCGCAGCGGATGAGCGCCGGCACCGGTGTGCTGCACTCCGAGCGCAACGACCGCCCCGATCCCGCCGGCGCCGACGTCCGGTTCGTCCAGATGTGGGTCCTTCCGGACGAGCCGGGCGGCGCACCGTCGTACGAGCAGCGGGAGGTGGACGCGGACCTCGCCACCGGCGCGCTGGTGCCGGTCGCCTCGGGCGAGCCGGAGCAGGACGCGGCGGTCCGCATCGGCAACCGCGGCGCCACCCTGTTCGCAGCGCGGCTCGCGCCGGGCGGCACCGCCGTGCTGCCCGAGGCGCCCTTCGGGCACCTCTACCTCGCGCAGGGCGCGCTCACCGGCGAGTCGGACGCGGGCTCGCTCGCCTTGTCCGACGGTGACTCGCTGCGCACCGCCGGGGACGCGCGGCGCGTGACCGCGGGGCCCGACGGTGCCGAGCTCCTGTTCTGGCGCATGCGCACCCGCCTCGGCGGCTGA
- a CDS encoding CocE/NonD family hydrolase encodes MRLTRPHLRLTLAALLTALVLIGSLIAVPGLAPRASADPWKPGSGVAGMINPEWIASHDAPTQYPNMTVDWDVPIRMSDGTVLKANVFRPADAAGRAITTKTPTVVNMTPYTKFVSALAQVAVNTPVLSDALVGVLNLFNFAGTPIAGVNDLRDVLNGGMANSFTGVDRKLVQNGYTQVVVDVRGTGNSQGVWQVFAEREQLDTVEVLDWVRNQPWTNGRMGMTGVSYSGINQLQVAARNPKGLQALFPVVPGADLATDIIAPGGGLGLGFLGPWLALVNILKFVPDVRSMLNGTFDWTWLRDRLQNPAVFVPQLLSGIFAPTVEQLDPKTKELIDKNSPLRQAYRTPLDKVTTPTFALGGWHDLFTNTEWRLPTELSSLPPSKKKLIMGDSYHVTVTHDMGGVNQPPRADVLQKAWFDKWLKDVDNGIDNYAPVTVHRKGGGWWQGETFPEPGQKYQRMYLSSLSSGSAPGSLSDNSLQTAPPKIAARRTVGPGLSTLCSNDTGQAMFGLLVFQGCTADNRVAEMNGLTFSSKPVSKPTVVSGPINLHLTTTQDAKDAYWNVMVTDVSPDGRSEVISSGQLTTSLRQIDEERSMRTAAGDYSSPYYELDIAERELVKPGQVVELDIATHATSAILKPGHRLRVDVFALNMIKAITVGPVTSETQFRPQHVLLDPKRPSYLVVPSDRPLP; translated from the coding sequence ATGAGGTTGACCCGTCCGCACCTGCGGCTGACGCTGGCCGCCCTGCTCACGGCTCTCGTGCTGATCGGATCCCTGATCGCCGTACCCGGACTCGCGCCGCGTGCGAGCGCCGATCCCTGGAAGCCCGGCTCCGGTGTTGCGGGCATGATCAATCCTGAATGGATCGCCTCGCACGACGCTCCCACCCAGTACCCGAACATGACCGTGGACTGGGATGTTCCGATCCGCATGTCGGACGGCACCGTCCTCAAGGCGAACGTGTTCCGGCCCGCCGATGCCGCGGGACGCGCGATCACCACCAAGACCCCGACGGTCGTCAACATGACGCCGTACACGAAGTTCGTGAGCGCGCTCGCGCAGGTCGCCGTGAACACGCCCGTGCTCTCCGACGCGCTGGTCGGCGTGCTCAACCTGTTCAACTTCGCCGGCACTCCCATCGCGGGCGTCAACGACCTGCGCGACGTCCTCAACGGCGGCATGGCGAACTCCTTCACCGGCGTCGACCGCAAGCTCGTGCAGAACGGCTACACGCAGGTTGTCGTCGACGTGCGCGGCACCGGCAACTCGCAGGGCGTGTGGCAGGTCTTCGCCGAGCGCGAGCAGCTCGACACCGTCGAGGTGCTCGACTGGGTGCGGAACCAGCCGTGGACCAACGGCCGCATGGGCATGACGGGCGTCTCGTACTCCGGCATCAACCAGCTGCAGGTGGCCGCACGCAACCCGAAGGGCCTGCAGGCGCTGTTCCCGGTCGTGCCGGGCGCCGACCTCGCGACCGACATCATCGCTCCCGGCGGCGGCCTCGGCCTGGGCTTCCTCGGCCCGTGGCTGGCCCTGGTGAACATCCTCAAGTTCGTGCCCGACGTGCGCTCGATGCTCAACGGGACCTTCGACTGGACGTGGCTGCGCGACCGCCTCCAGAACCCCGCCGTCTTCGTGCCGCAGCTGCTCTCGGGCATCTTCGCGCCCACCGTCGAGCAGCTGGACCCGAAGACCAAGGAACTGATCGACAAGAACTCGCCGCTGCGGCAGGCCTACCGCACGCCGCTCGACAAGGTCACCACGCCCACCTTCGCGCTCGGCGGCTGGCACGACCTGTTCACCAACACCGAGTGGCGCCTGCCCACCGAGCTGAGCAGCCTCCCGCCGAGCAAGAAGAAGCTCATCATGGGCGACTCCTACCACGTGACGGTCACCCACGACATGGGCGGCGTGAACCAGCCGCCCCGCGCCGACGTGCTGCAGAAGGCGTGGTTCGACAAGTGGCTCAAGGACGTCGACAACGGCATCGACAACTACGCGCCGGTCACCGTGCACCGCAAGGGCGGCGGCTGGTGGCAGGGCGAGACCTTCCCGGAACCCGGCCAGAAGTACCAGCGGATGTACCTCTCGAGCCTGTCCTCGGGGTCGGCGCCGGGCTCGCTGAGCGATAACAGCCTGCAGACGGCGCCCCCGAAGATCGCGGCGCGGCGCACCGTCGGGCCCGGCCTGTCGACCCTGTGCTCCAACGACACCGGCCAGGCCATGTTCGGCCTGCTCGTCTTCCAGGGCTGCACCGCCGACAACCGCGTCGCGGAGATGAACGGCCTCACGTTCAGCTCCAAGCCGGTCTCCAAGCCGACCGTCGTGTCCGGGCCGATCAACCTGCACCTGACCACCACCCAGGACGCCAAGGACGCGTACTGGAACGTCATGGTCACCGACGTCTCGCCGGACGGCCGCTCCGAGGTCATCAGCTCCGGGCAGCTGACCACCTCGCTGCGCCAGATCGACGAGGAGCGGAGCATGCGCACCGCCGCCGGCGACTACTCCTCGCCCTACTACGAGCTCGACATCGCGGAGCGCGAGTTGGTCAAGCCGGGGCAGGTGGTCGAACTCGACATCGCGACGCATGCGACGAGCGCGATCCTCAAGCCGGGGCATCGCCTGCGGGTGGACGTCTTCGCGCTCAACATGATCAAGGCGATCACCGTCGGCCCCGTGACCTCGGAGACGCAGTTCCGCCCGCAGCACGTGCTCCTCGATCCGAAGCGCCCCAGCTATCTGGTGGTGCCCTCGGACCGGCCGCTGCCCTGA
- a CDS encoding HdeD family acid-resistance protein, translating to MTTNPTNDPLEAGRSLAGDIRGFAAEVGKRSWQAAIAIGAVAAILGIVLLAWPQPTLHVVAILFALYLLITGVLQVVATFGVLSSQSFWWRLLTFVSGAVSIVLAVVAFRDVVESLVLLAIWIGVGWVFRGVAGLSVYTSFPKGTPGKVWGIILAILSVVAGAFVVIYPYDSIPSLVLATGIVLIALGLVEIFHGIQIRSTINRLHPQV from the coding sequence ATGACCACCAACCCCACGAACGATCCGCTGGAAGCGGGCCGGTCGCTCGCCGGCGACATCCGGGGCTTCGCCGCCGAGGTCGGCAAGCGTTCCTGGCAGGCCGCCATCGCCATCGGCGCCGTCGCCGCGATCCTCGGCATCGTGCTGCTGGCCTGGCCGCAGCCGACCCTGCACGTCGTCGCGATCCTGTTCGCGCTCTACCTGCTCATCACCGGCGTCCTGCAGGTCGTCGCCACGTTCGGCGTGCTCTCCTCGCAGAGCTTCTGGTGGCGCCTGCTCACCTTCGTCTCCGGTGCCGTCTCCATCGTGCTGGCCGTCGTCGCCTTCCGCGACGTCGTCGAGTCGCTGGTGCTGCTGGCGATCTGGATCGGTGTGGGCTGGGTCTTCCGCGGCGTCGCCGGCCTGTCGGTGTACACCAGCTTCCCGAAGGGCACGCCCGGCAAGGTCTGGGGCATCATCCTCGCGATCCTGTCCGTGGTCGCCGGCGCCTTCGTCGTCATCTACCCGTACGACTCGATCCCGTCGCTGGTGCTGGCCACCGGCATCGTGCTGATCGCGCTCGGCCTGGTGGAGATCTTCCACGGCATCCAGATCCGCTCCACGATCAACCGCCTGCACCCGCAGGTCTGA